In bacterium, one genomic interval encodes:
- a CDS encoding prolyl oligopeptidase family serine peptidase: MLKRIIITILAICGWVVLKADENGSFEFQGLKRTYIVHTPPNYNGRERMALIINMHGFAANAKTHVRMSQMNPKADSEGFIIVYPNGTGWPKRWNAGYLRIWNEKKKIDDVAFINTLIDTMIATYAIDTLRIYAAGFSNGGMMAHRLGCELSHRIAAIASVSGELMVKDCEPSRPMPVIHIHPRHDPVLPYYGDKRMYPLPPIDSVMLRWVRLDSCNAGPDSLRIKSGALSQVWTNSSTGVEVVLWTVENGNHAWPGGEGIALPTVNRPSKEINANDLIWEFFLCHPMAK; this comes from the coding sequence ATGTTGAAAAGGATTATTATTACAATTCTGGCGATTTGCGGTTGGGTGGTGCTTAAGGCGGACGAGAATGGAAGTTTCGAATTTCAGGGACTTAAGAGGACGTACATCGTCCATACACCGCCCAATTACAACGGCAGGGAGCGCATGGCATTGATAATCAACATGCACGGTTTCGCAGCTAACGCAAAAACGCATGTTAGAATGTCGCAGATGAATCCGAAGGCGGACTCCGAGGGCTTCATCATCGTGTACCCGAACGGAACCGGCTGGCCTAAAAGATGGAACGCCGGCTACTTACGAATCTGGAACGAAAAGAAAAAAATCGACGACGTGGCTTTTATCAACACTTTGATCGATACCATGATTGCAACCTACGCAATAGATACGCTTAGAATCTACGCTGCAGGCTTTTCCAACGGCGGCATGATGGCGCACAGACTAGGCTGCGAACTGTCTCATAGGATCGCGGCCATAGCCAGCGTATCTGGTGAACTTATGGTCAAGGACTGCGAACCTTCGAGGCCGATGCCGGTCATTCACATTCACCCAAGACACGATCCCGTGCTGCCTTACTACGGCGATAAGAGGATGTATCCCCTGCCTCCAATCGATTCGGTCATGCTGCGCTGGGTAAGACTGGATTCGTGCAACGCAGGGCCCGATTCTTTAAGAATCAAATCTGGAGCACTTAGCCAAGTGTGGACTAATTCGAGTACAGGCGTCGAGGTCGTGCTTTGGACAGTGGAGAACGGCAATCATGCCTGGCCCGGAGGCGAAGGTATTGCCTTGCCTACGGTCAATAGGCCTTCGAAAGAGATAAATGCTAACGATTTGATTTGGGAGTTCTTTCTCTGTCACCCAATGGCTAAGTGA